Proteins from one Sulfurovum sp. TSL1 genomic window:
- the pstS gene encoding phosphate ABC transporter substrate-binding protein PstS, translating into MTLKKILTAAVAASVALSAVNADELKGRGASFPGPVYKAWTAEYYAATKNQVNYTPTGSGDGVKSITKRMVDFAGSDKPLKPKALKKDKLYMFPTVVGSVVLAYNIDGVKDGELKLSRAAIAGIFSGSITHWDDQAIMAQNAGLKLPHEPITVAVRADKSGTTFNFTYFLNKLDANIKVSKKPTWKAAKLVAGKSNSGVSANIQQIKNSIGYIEYSYKEKLGLAAAQIENKEGQYINPTLQSFQDAAKYASWTAENDFYAVIGDPAGATSYPIVAATFILLPEEKMETNKQVTAFIDWAYTHGDKAATDLGYVPLPASTKDEIRKYWEAKKIK; encoded by the coding sequence ATGACATTGAAAAAAATTCTTACGGCGGCAGTGGCAGCTTCAGTAGCACTCTCAGCAGTCAATGCTGATGAACTTAAAGGGAGAGGGGCATCATTCCCTGGACCTGTATATAAAGCTTGGACAGCAGAGTATTATGCTGCAACAAAAAACCAGGTGAACTACACACCAACAGGTTCTGGTGACGGTGTCAAATCCATTACCAAAAGAATGGTTGACTTTGCCGGTTCAGACAAACCGCTTAAGCCAAAAGCACTTAAAAAAGACAAGCTTTATATGTTCCCTACTGTCGTAGGTTCAGTGGTTCTGGCGTATAACATCGATGGGGTAAAAGACGGAGAACTTAAACTGAGCCGTGCCGCGATCGCAGGTATCTTCAGTGGAAGCATTACGCACTGGGATGATCAGGCGATCATGGCACAAAATGCCGGTTTAAAATTACCGCATGAGCCTATCACGGTAGCCGTACGAGCTGACAAATCAGGTACAACATTTAACTTTACCTACTTCTTGAACAAACTGGATGCAAACATCAAAGTAAGCAAAAAACCTACATGGAAAGCAGCAAAATTAGTTGCAGGTAAATCAAACTCAGGTGTATCGGCAAATATCCAGCAGATCAAAAACTCTATCGGGTACATTGAATACTCCTATAAAGAGAAGTTAGGATTGGCAGCAGCGCAGATCGAAAACAAAGAAGGTCAATATATCAACCCAACGCTACAATCGTTCCAGGATGCAGCTAAATATGCAAGCTGGACAGCTGAGAATGATTTCTATGCAGTGATCGGTGACCCTGCAGGTGCAACTTCGTACCCTATCGTAGCAGCAACATTTATCCTGCTTCCGGAAGAAAAAATGGAAACAAACAAACAAGTGACGGCATTTATCGACTGGGCATATACCCATGGGGATAAAGCAGCAACAGATCTTGGATATGTGCCGCTTCCTGCATCAACCAAAGATGAGATCAGAAAATACTGGGAAGCTAAAAAAATTAAATAA
- a CDS encoding lysophospholipid acyltransferase family protein: MQISVENYLVHHYPEIETFPHIAKKVLFSSMKKFFHENEINTFISENTHKDTFSYVEAIIDYFDISIGLKTNELTRIPAYGRTVIIANHPLGALDAMALLHLLKNVRKDIKIVANSFLSQFDNLKDIIIPVDNINGKMDKETVKNIYDALKAEQAVIIFPSGEVSRAKPNGIKDTPWKSGFLKIASKMQAPILPIYIKAKNSKNFYLLSMLNRSLATATLPHEMFKAKGKNIEFTIGKTIPFDAYNVPNISRKESVKLLRKHLYKVAKNHKPIFSTYNEISVPEEKSELKKELKRGILLGKTTDGKHIMVYESEKENCVIKEIGRLREISFRHVGEGSGKKRDIDSYDFYYKHLIIWDDEALEIAGAYRLGICREIINDFDMEGLYTSTLFQFDEKFAPYLEKGVELGRSFVQPKYWNSRALDYLWQGIGAYIKSRPDIQYLFGAVSLSNAFNQKAQGMIIYFYQTYFSSKEHLAKHKVPYIQSSWVQEHCENIFSGSDYRTDMRSLKEELGFMGYTVPTLFKQYSELCEEGGVEFLDFGYDKDFNHCIDGFIITDLKLLKETKRKRYFSH, from the coding sequence ATGCAGATCAGTGTAGAAAATTATCTGGTACACCATTATCCAGAAATTGAAACCTTCCCGCATATTGCAAAAAAAGTATTGTTTAGCAGTATGAAAAAGTTCTTTCATGAAAATGAGATCAATACGTTTATCTCAGAGAATACACATAAAGATACGTTCTCTTATGTAGAAGCAATTATAGATTATTTTGATATCTCTATCGGGTTGAAGACCAATGAACTGACCCGTATCCCTGCCTACGGGCGTACCGTTATCATTGCAAACCATCCATTGGGTGCGCTGGATGCCATGGCATTGCTGCATCTGCTTAAAAATGTACGAAAAGATATCAAGATCGTTGCAAACTCTTTTTTATCGCAGTTTGACAACCTGAAAGATATCATCATCCCTGTAGACAATATTAACGGGAAAATGGATAAAGAGACCGTTAAAAATATCTATGATGCTTTGAAAGCTGAACAGGCAGTGATCATATTCCCTTCGGGAGAAGTCAGTCGTGCAAAGCCCAATGGCATAAAAGACACACCATGGAAAAGCGGATTTTTAAAGATCGCATCCAAGATGCAGGCACCTATCCTTCCTATTTATATCAAAGCGAAGAACTCTAAGAACTTTTATCTGCTCTCTATGCTGAATCGTTCTTTGGCGACGGCAACACTTCCACATGAGATGTTTAAAGCAAAAGGAAAAAATATTGAATTTACTATAGGCAAAACCATTCCTTTTGATGCCTATAATGTACCAAACATTTCACGTAAAGAGAGCGTGAAGCTTCTTAGAAAACATCTCTATAAAGTGGCTAAAAATCACAAACCGATCTTCTCAACCTATAATGAGATTTCTGTACCAGAAGAAAAAAGTGAATTGAAAAAGGAATTGAAGCGCGGCATACTTTTGGGGAAGACAACAGATGGCAAACATATTATGGTGTATGAATCTGAGAAAGAGAATTGTGTCATTAAAGAGATAGGACGATTACGTGAGATCAGTTTTCGTCATGTAGGGGAAGGCAGCGGTAAGAAACGTGATATAGACAGCTATGATTTTTACTATAAGCATTTGATCATATGGGATGATGAGGCACTGGAGATAGCTGGTGCCTATCGTCTGGGGATATGTAGGGAGATCATCAATGACTTTGATATGGAGGGGCTTTATACAAGTACCTTGTTTCAATTTGATGAAAAGTTCGCACCGTATCTGGAAAAAGGAGTAGAACTGGGCAGAAGTTTTGTACAGCCAAAATACTGGAACTCAAGGGCATTGGACTATCTTTGGCAGGGGATAGGTGCCTATATAAAAAGTCGTCCTGATATACAGTATCTTTTTGGTGCAGTGAGTTTGAGTAATGCCTTTAACCAAAAAGCCCAGGGGATGATCATCTACTTTTATCAAACATATTTTAGTTCAAAAGAGCATTTAGCCAAACATAAAGTACCTTATATCCAATCGTCATGGGTGCAGGAGCATTGTGAAAATATATTTTCAGGTTCTGACTACAGAACGGATATGAGAAGCCTAAAAGAAGAGTTGGGATTCATGGGGTATACGGTACCTACATTGTTCAAACAATACTCTGAACTTTGTGAAGAGGGTGGTGTAGAGTTCTTGGATTTTGGATATGACAAAGACTTTAACCATTGTATAGATGGTTTTATCATTACAGACCTCAAGTTACTCAAAGAGACAAAAAGGAAGCGCTACTTTTCCCACTGA
- the pstC gene encoding phosphate ABC transporter permease subunit PstC, with translation MSGKLFKNFSFFSATLSFFILVGIFAVLFSYAQDALHEFGFDFLYNETWEADEDDEGGIFGGYVPIVGTLLSTLIAMAIATPLAMGIAIFLTEIATEKLVKPVSIAIELLAAIPSIIYGMWGLFYFAPIVQATVGGNGVGLLTAGIVLAIMIIPFMAAITRDAMNTAPSVLKESAYAMGATKFEVIKDVVMPYAKGGIIGSIILALGRALGETMAVAFLIGSVMSIPSRVTDPTTSIPVLLANNFAEAQDLEMSSMYYLALILFVVSFAIISMAKFYFLGRKTV, from the coding sequence ATGAGTGGTAAACTCTTTAAGAATTTTTCTTTTTTCTCTGCAACGCTCTCCTTTTTTATCTTGGTAGGGATCTTTGCGGTACTTTTTTCATATGCACAGGATGCATTGCATGAATTTGGCTTTGATTTCCTCTACAATGAAACGTGGGAAGCGGATGAAGATGATGAAGGCGGTATCTTTGGTGGATATGTACCTATCGTCGGTACTTTGCTCAGTACACTGATTGCTATGGCTATTGCCACGCCTCTGGCGATGGGGATTGCTATATTTTTGACAGAGATCGCTACTGAAAAACTGGTAAAACCTGTTTCAATAGCCATCGAATTACTGGCAGCCATTCCAAGCATCATTTATGGTATGTGGGGACTTTTTTACTTTGCCCCTATTGTTCAGGCAACAGTAGGAGGGAACGGTGTAGGGTTATTGACCGCGGGTATCGTACTGGCGATCATGATCATCCCTTTTATGGCAGCGATCACCAGAGATGCGATGAATACCGCACCTTCAGTGCTCAAAGAATCAGCGTATGCTATGGGAGCAACAAAATTTGAAGTGATCAAGGATGTGGTGATGCCTTATGCAAAAGGCGGGATCATCGGTTCTATTATCCTGGCACTTGGTCGTGCATTGGGCGAGACGATGGCTGTTGCATTCCTTATAGGTTCAGTGATGAGTATTCCAAGCAGAGTGACGGATCCTACAACTTCCATACCGGTTTTACTCGCAAATAACTTTGCAGAGGCACAAGACCTTGAGATGAGCAGTATGTATTATCTTGCACTTATTTTATTTGTCGTCAGTTTTGCCATTATCTCTATGGCGAAGTTCTATTTCTTAGGAAGAAAAACAGTATGA